The following coding sequences are from one Xiphophorus couchianus chromosome 22, X_couchianus-1.0, whole genome shotgun sequence window:
- the cul9 gene encoding cullin-9 isoform X4: protein MVGERRNGNLLVQLGPSLQAYPEELIRQRRTHDGQTEYLIRWCLVTVDDGSSCGGGAGETGGPSGGGTGVGGSGSSTSGEAKPENILMWMTMEDVFANCPTLLGKRKAEAQRPLQPQEKQLGGTAADGAPQGGEEFPADVTFDEVELSDMKQDVKNLVCRARKQMAKKSDFSINIMHTIHVLSAYASIGSLVGVFKETGALNLLMELLCNKETQTRRSAGKMLRALASHDAGSRAYVLLSLSQQDGIEQHMDFDNRYTLLELFAETTSSEEHGISFEGIHLPQIPGKLLFSLVKRYLCVTSLMDQLNTAGAEAGSERQDGSPAPTATGSAHQSELLRLQKEFDFTMAMANLISELVRVMGWDRNRKAPDGSGRQSGGGMACGKELAEEVPRPILRSIFQPRFCTSSVSPAAGSPDSAPAATPTKKRGGNGFKARSDFSSRSAYVEYVQDSLKSGMAVRMLEDYEEVSAGDEGEFRYSNDGSPPVQVYWNSLSRTYWVHWHMVEILGSGSSSQSDRETQEKASTLTETLKLTAVSQTFFSKPPGGLYSLPYLTEALQAEPLLLSRAEWWEVLFFIKKLEPKQQQELHSLLQQSLEDQEVQPDDASLIGLSVPGDVSKKLLHYLKQALPSWCLDDLLCSHAFCKHYLRRGGGSLEDEELLAESSLAPPALGGGTQSLTSSSSASSSSAKGSVSKKAKKEVPLDSGSSETESELPSEDDSKYPDDLEDKMKVFNNPRVQGKKSLLEKLGEVVDILKKGSSASEQTQQLATVLFMARLLEEKSAQDKNSMRSDSAQTIRDKVLKLLVELLGSSSRDVVMSTLRLTHLLMVKYEWRVCFATEGGVKAVLSCMQEFSTVVHVLQLALATLKVITGASKHDLRSFGSSLPLSESGTQMMLEIFASIGSATPEGSKGLLSAIPSAIDLMLKTKGCMLSVRNGLLVIIMLIASHKSLAEQLVACGVTTVLKKCLTLSRAETMLAIIALNHISMVHKLESKESQDQLDFKDTELQMLVVSLKELTVTKEVIQTLEQLLCDDTFQLEDERRQVTRSRDTYQDLVRLMEQHRADRAVQLSILRILNKFLDNYEEDMLPWHESIEPCLSTMTAFINDREVVQLFIRFLYRLASLNKDYAVVMCRLGTKESLVKALDKHSTNLLLVTELRDLISDCEKYASLYKKMTTSVLAGCIQMVLGQIEEHRRSHQPINIPFFDVFLRNLCQGSSVELKEDKCWEKVEVSSNHHRANKLTDKNPKTYWESNGCTGSHFINIYMHKGVVIRQLAILVASEDSSYMPARILVLGGDDPANINTELNTVNVAASASRVVLLENMTRFWSIIQIRIKRCQQGGIDTRVHGFEVLGPKPTFWPVFKEQLCRRTYLFYSTKAHTWCQEVVEDKAQLLQLFNKLNSALRHEQMFADRFLPDAEAAEALGRTCWEALISPIVHSITLSESKASSPLSWLLSEYLENSEVARRCKSRAAIFNSRVRRLTHLLVHVDTSSADGEELKPPAKSNGKEGKNKDSSAASSSSSSSSSKPKVKSSSSIAGIALCWQGVVQRQVKKFLESSCSLPDFVERYCTLYLRLKNAMEELFGQQTAFVLALRHGFSAALLQLSILRAMHVSERFAQYIDHMIQASAAPSGGAETLQRLQQFLEPMLFLSGLELANTFEHFYRYYLGDRLLAQGNVWLESAVIDQIGSCFPSRFPQQMLKNLSESAELQQEFHLYRLQQLDRHLQEQDQVMEDWEESEEEAEVQVLVLSPRCWAVSSGCFLVEPAKHFPAEICSYLNHFTQFYSHSQSMYSLSHSKPRRLQWTWLGHGELRLGGWTLHVSTLQMFVLLHFNAQEEVRVQQLLQESGLSAAVLLHALQPLIADGGPLTCSSEEEPSTAVLQLNQQVASHSLQGAPASLQLLPRQTYLNVDEDAAGTLERKRNFIYCLIVHIMKQEKEMHIDNLVFKVMDSCQKQEAARSPGGGRFGCSTGDVLSCIMHVMNKGCVRRNDDNPHIVEFVPEDPATPQKGHAQISFGRAGSRKDSTADISLVPAPQRFEDGVLDSVLFSMGRTMTQEEVRQLMQRTVQQVLATLSLDSDRAEHLLIHCRWNVDLLVQRYTDDPDALIMAAGLTCRNPQPPSPAPSCPVCLGPRAPDAEPVPTLSCMHYCCRSCWQEYLTARIEQNLVMNCNCPITDCQAQPTSQFFLGILTDRDTVAKYENALLRGYVECCSNLTWCTNPQGCDQILCQEAVGSVGTCSRCCWSSCFSCNFPEAHYPASCSHMSQWMDDGGFYEGMSTEAQSKHLAKLISKRCPSCQAQIEKNEGCLHMTCAKCNHGFCWRCLKPWKPTHKDYYNCSAMVSKAARQEKKFQDYNERCTFHHQAKDFAVGLESKVSSINEALQMKSLTFVIDACKVLAQGRKVLAYSCVYSYYNQETEKMDVMEQQTEALDLHTNALQILLEETLLQCTDLASCVRLLKPEHLNTGLELIRRIQERLLAILQHSTQDFRVGYQTKSGQEPETTQASSLSNHTDTNKRSKSNRGSDSGDSDNNTYNAEEGGEEAEDDDDEYDEEYVPEWHEDYDEDDIDEDDFFSDDDESENLERDFSPFD from the exons atgGTGGGCGAGCGCCGCAACGGGAACCTGCTGGTCCAGCTGGGGCCCAGCCTGCAGGCGTACCCGGAGGAGTTGATCCGCCAGCGCCGGACCCACGACGGCCAGACGGAGTACCTGATTCGCTGGTGCCTCGTCACCGTAGACGACGGGTCCAGCTGCGGGGGCGGAGCCGGCGAGACGGGCGGCCCGAGCGGCGGAGGGACCGGCGTAGGCGGGTCCGGCAGCTCCACGTCAGGAGAAGCTAAGCCGGAGAACATCCTGATGTGGATGACGATGGAGGACGTGTTCGCCAACTGCCCCACGCTGCTGGGCAAGAGGAAGGCGGAAGCGCAGCGCCCCCTACAGCCGCAGGAGAAGCAGCTGGGCGGCACGGCGGCAGACGGAGCACCTCAGGGCGGCGAAGAGTTTCCGGCAGACGTGACATTCGACGAGGTGGAACTGTCCGACATGAAGCAGGATGTGAAGAACCTGGTGTGCCGCGCCCGGAAGCAGATGGCCAAGAAGAGCGACTTCTCCATCAACATCATGCACACCATCCACGTGCTGAGCGCCTACGCCAGCATCGGCTCGCTGGTCGGCGTCTTCAAGGAGACCGGCGCCCTCAACCTGCTGATGGAGCTGCTGTGCAACAAGGAGACGCAGACGAGGCGCAGCGCCGGCAAGATGCTGCGGGCGCTGGCCTCACACGACGCAG GGAGCCGGGCTTACGTCCTGCTGTCCCTCAGCCAGCAGGACGGCATCGAGCAGCACATGGACTTCGACAACCGCTACACCCTGCTGGAGCTGTTCGCTGAGACCACGTCCTCCGAGGAGCACGGCATCTCCTTCGAGGGCATCCACCTGCCCCAG ATACCTGGGAAGTTGCTCTTCTCCCTGGTGAAGCGATACCTGTGCGTCACGTCTCTGATGGACCAGCTGAACACTGCGGGGGCGGAGGCAGGCTCAGAGAGACAGGATGGTAGCCCCGCCCCCACCGCTACAGGCTCCGCCCACCAGTCAGAGCTCCTCCGCCTTCAGAAGGAGTTTGACTTCACCATGGCTATGGCCAACCTGATCTCGGAGCTGGTCCGGGTCATGGGCTGGGACCGGAACCGGAAGGCTCCCGACGGCTCCGGACGGCAGTCAGGAGGGGGCATGGCCTGCGGCAAAGAGCTGGCGGAGGAGGTGCCCCGCCCCATCCTCCGCTCCATCTTCCAGCCCCGGTTTTGCACCTCGTCTGTGTCGCCGGCCGCCGGCTCCCCGGACTCGGCGCCGGCAGCCACGCCAACCAAGAAGAGGGGCGGGAACGGCTTCAAGGCGCGGTCAGACTTCAGTAGCCGCTCGGCATACGTGGAGTACGTCCAGGACAGCCTGAAGAGCGGCATGGCGGTGCGCATGCTGGAGGACTACGAGGAGGTGAGCGCCGGCGACGAGGGCGAGTTCCGCTACAGTAACGACGGCTCGCCGCCCGTTCAG GTCTACTGGAACTCCCTGTCCAGAACCTACTGGGTCCACTGGCACATGGTGGAGATACTGGGCAGCGGAAGCAGCAGCCAGTCCGACAGGGAGACGCAGGAGAAGGCCTCCACCCTGACCGAAACGCTCAAACTCACCGCAG TCAGCCAGACGTTCTTCTCCAAGCCGCCGGGGGGCCTGTACTCGCTGCCCTACCTGACCGAGGCGCTGCAGGCGGAACCACTGCTGCTCAGCCGAGCAGAGTGGTGGGAGGTGCTGTTCTTCATCAAGAAGCTGGAGcccaagcagcagcaggagttGCACAGCTTGCTGCAGCAGAGCTTGGAGGACCAG GAGGTGCAGCCAGATGATGCGTCTCTCATCGGCCTGTCCGTCCCCGGAGACGTGTCCAAGAAGCTGCTGCACTACCTGAAGCAGGCGCTGCCGTCCTGGTGCCTCGACGACCTGCTCTGCTCCCACGCCTTCTGCAAGCACTACCTGcggcgaggaggaggaagccTGGAGGACGAAGAGCTGCTGG CAGAAAGCTCCCTGGCTCCACCCGCTTTGGGAGGAGGAACACAGAGCTTGACCTCCTCATCGTcggcctcctcttcctcagctaAAGGCTCAGTTTCCAAGAAGGCTAAGAAGGAAGTTCCTCTGGACTCTGGCTCCTCGGAGACGGAGAGCGAGCTTCCCTCTGAGGACGACAGCAAGTATCCAGATGACCTGGAGGACAAGATGAAAG TGTTCAACAACCCGCGGGTTCAGGGGAAGAAGAGCCTGCTGGAGAAGCTGGGGGAGGTGGTGGACATCCTGAAGAAGGGAAGCTCGGCCTCAGAACAAACCCAGCAGCTGGCCACTGTCCTCTTCATGGCGCggctgctggaggagaagagCGCACAGGACAAGAACTCCATGAGGAGCGATTCGGCCCAGACCATTCG TGACAAAgtgctgaagctgctggtggagctgctgggcTCCTCCTCCAGGGACGTGGTTATGAGCACGCTCAGATTGACCCACCTCCTCATGGTGAAGTATGAGTGGAGGGTGTGCTTCGCTACGGAGGGCGGGGTCAAAGCGGTCCTGTCCTGCATGCAGGAGTTCTCTACGGTGGTCCACGTGCTCCAGCTAGCGCTGGCG ACGCTAAAGGTCATCACCGGCGCCAGTAAGCACGACCTGCGCAGCTTCGGCAGCAGCCTGCCGCTGTCGGAGTCGGGAACCCAGATGATGCTGGAGATCTTCGCTAGCATTGGCTCGGCCACTCCCGAAGGCTCCAAGGGCCTCCTGAGCGCCATCCCTTCTGCCATCGACCTCATGCTGAAGACCAAAGG CTGCATGCTGTCGGTTCGGAATGGGCTCCTGGTCATCATCATGCTCATCGCCAGCCACAAGAGTCTAGCAGAGCAGCTGGTGGCTTGCGGTGTCACCACCGTCTTGAAAAAGTGTTTGACACTGTCCAGGGCTGAGACCATGCTGGCCATCATCGCCCTCAACCACATCTCCATGGTGCACAAGCTGGAGAGCAAAG AGAGTCAGGACCAGCTGGACTTTAAGGACACAGAGCTGCAGATGTTGGTGGTGAGCCTGAAGGAGCTGACGGTGACCAAAGAGGTGATCCAGACCCTGGAGCAGCTACTGTGCGATGACACGTTCCAGCTGGAGGACGAGCGCCGACAG GTCACCCGCAGCCGGGACACCTACCAGGACCTGGTCCGCCTGATGGAGCAGCACCGAGCTGACCGGGCGGTCCAGCTGTCCATCCTCAG AATCCTCAACAAGTTCCTGGACAACTACGAGGAGGACATGCTGCCATGGCACGAGAGCATTGAGCCATGTCTGTCGACAATGACGGCGTTCATCAACGACAGAGAG GTTGTGCAACTCTTCATCCGCTTCTTGTACCGACTGGCTTCACTGAACAAGGACTATGCAGTGGTTATGTGCCGCCTGGGGACCAAGGAGTCTCTGGTGAAGGCTCTGGACAAACACAGCACTAACCTGCTGCTGGTCACCGAGCTGCGAGACCTCATCAGTGACTGTGAGAAATACGCCAGCCTCTACAAGAAGATGACCACCAGCGTGCTGGCCGGATGCATCCAG ATGGTGCTGGGTCAGATCGAAGAGCACCGCCGCAGCCACCAGCCGATCAACATCCCTTTCTTCGACGTCTTCCTGAGGAACCTGTGCCAAG GCTCCAGTGTGGAGCTCAAGGAGGATAAATGTTGGGAAAAGGTGGAGGTTTCCTCCAATCACCATAGAGCCAACAAGCTGACTGACAAGAACCCCAAAACCTACTGGGAATCCAATGGGTGCACTGGCTCGCACTTCATCAACATTTACATGCACAAGGGCGTGGTCATCAG ACAACTCGCCATCCTAGTCGCCAGTGAGGACTCGAGCTACATGCCGGCCAGGATCCTGGTTCTGGGCGGGGATGACCCAGCCAACATCAACACAGAACTCAACACG GTGAACGTCGCTGCCTCAGCCAGCCGCGTGGTTCTCCTGGAGAACatgacccggttctggtccatCATCCAGATCAGGATTAAGAGATGCCAGCAG GGTGGCATCGACACTCGGGTCCACGGCTTTGAGGTTCTGGGTCCGAAGCCCACGTTCTGGCCCGTGTTCAAGGAGCAGCTGTGCCGCCGTACCTACCTGTTCTACAGTACCAAGGCCCATACCTGGTGtcaggaggtggtggaggacaaggctcagctgctgcagctcttcaACAA gcTGAACAGTGCGTTGAGACATGAACAGATGTTTGCAGATCGGTTTCTGCCGGACGCTGAAGCAGCCGAAGCTCTGGGTCGGACCTGCTGGGAGGCTCTGATCAGCCCCATCGTCCACAGCATCACGCTGTCAG AATCAAAAGCATCCAGTCCGCTGTCGTGGCTCCTCAGCGAGTACCTGGAGAACTCGGAGGTGGCCCGCCGCTGCAAGAGCCGAGCCGCTATCTTTAACTCCAGAGTGAGACGCCTCACTCACCTGCTGGTCCATGTGGACACGAGTTCAGCTGACGGCGAGGAGCTCAAACCTCCAGCGAAGTCCA ATGGTAAAGAGGGTAAAAACAAAGACTCCTctgctgcctcctcttcctcctcctcgtcttcatCCAAGCCCAAGGTGAAGAGCAGCAGTAGCATTGCAGGCATCGCCCTCTGTTGGCAGGGAGTGGTGCAGCGGCAG GTCAAGAAGTTCCTGGAGTCCAGCTGCAGCCTGCCGGACTTTGTGGAGCGTTATTGTACTCTGTACCTGCGCCTGAAGAACGCCATGGAGGAGCTGTTCGGACAGCAGACGGCCTTCGTCCTCGCTCTGAGACACGGCTTCTCTGCTGCGCTGCTGCAGCTCTCCATCCTCAGAGCCATGCAC GTCAGTGAGCGTTTCGCTCAGTACATCGACCACATGATCCAGGCCAGCGcggcgccctctggtggagcGGAGACCCTGCAGCGCCTGCAGCAGTTCCTGGAGCCGATGCTCTTCCTATCGGGTCTGGAACTCGCCAACACCTTCGAGCATTTCTACAG GTACTACCTCGGGGACCGGCTGCTCGCCCAGGGCAACGTGTGGCTGGAGAGCGCTGTGATCGACCAGATCGGCAGCTGCTTCCCGAGTCGCTTCCCTCAGCAGATGCTGAAGAACCTGAGTGAGTCGGCGGAGCTGCAGCAGGAGTTCCACCTGTAccggctgcagcagctggaccGCCACCTGCAGGAGCAGGACCAG GTCATGGAAGACTGGGAGGAGTccgaggaggaggcggaggtcCAGGTCCTGGTTCTGTCTCCACGGTGCTGGGCCGTGTCCTCGGGCTGCTTCCTGGTTGAACCGGCCAAACATTTTCCAGCTGAGATCTGCTCCTACCTGAACCACTTCACCCAGTTCTACAGCCACA GTCAGTCCATGTACAGCCTGAGCCACTCGAAGCCTCGGCGGCTGCAGTGGACGTGGCTGGGCCACGGCGAGCTGCGGCTGGGCGGCTGGACGCTGCACGTCTCCACACTGCAGATGTTCGTCCTGCTGCACTTCAATGCTCAGGAG GAGGTCAgagtgcagcagctgctgcaggaaagCGGCCTGTCTGCTGCCGTGCTGCTGCACGCTCTGCAGCCGCTCATCGCAGACGGAGgacctttgacctgcagctctgaggaggagcccAGCACAG CTGTGCTGCAGCTGAACCAGCAGGTGGCGTCCCACAGCCTGCAGGGCGCGCCTGCgtcgctgcagctgctgcccCGGCAAACGTACCTGAATGTGGACGAGGACGCGGCGGGAACGCTGGAAAGGAAGAGGAACTTCATCTACTGCCTGATCGTCCACATCATGAAGCAGGAGAAGGAGATGCACATCGACAACCTGGTGTTCAAG GTCATGGACTCGTGCCAGAAGCAGGAAGCGGCTCGCTCCCCGGGCGGCGGCCGCTTCGGCTGCAGCACCGGCGACGTGCTGTCCTGCATCATGCACGTCATGAACAAGGGCTGCGTCCGCCGCAACGACGACAATCCGCACATCGTGGAGTTTGTCCCCGAGGATCCGGCCACGCCCCAGAAGGGCCACGCCCAGATCTCCTTCGGCCGCGCCGGCTCCAGGAAGGACAGCACGGCCGACATCAG TTTGGTACCGGCGCCGCAGCGGTTTGAGGACGGGGTTCTGGACTCGGTTCTGTTCTCGATGGGCCGGACTATGACCCAGGAGGAAGTCCGCCAGCTGATGCAGCGGACGGTGCAGCAG GTGTTGGCGACCCTCAGCCTGGACTCGGACCGGGCCGAACACCTGCTGATCCACTGCAGGTGGAACGTGGACCTGCTGGTGCAGCGCTACACCGACGACCCCGACGCCCTCATCATGGCCGCCGGCCTCACCTGCAGGAACCCGCAGCCGCCGAGCCCCGCCCCCTCCTGCCCCGTCTGCCTGGGGCCCCGGGCCCCCGACGCCGAGCCCGTCCCCACGCTGAGCTGCATGCACTACTGCTGCCGG tcCTGCTGGCAGGAGTACCTGACGGCGCGGATCGAACAGAACCTGGTCATGAACTGCAACTGTCCGATCACAGACTGCCAGGCTCAGCCCACCTCCCAGTTCTTCCTCGGCATCCTGACGGACAGGGACACCGTCGCCAAG TACGAGAACGCCTTGCTCAGAGGCTACGTGGAGTGCTGCTCCAACCTGACGTGGTGCACCAACCCCCAGGGCTGCGACCAGATCCTCTGCCAGGAGGCCGTGGGCAGTGTGGGCACCTGCTCCCGCTGCTGCTGGTCCTCCTGCTTCAGCTGCAACTTccctgag GCCCACTACCCAGCCAGCTGCAGCCACATGTCCCAGTGGATGGACGACGGCGGGTTCTACGAGGGGATGAGCACGGAGGCCCAGAGCAAACATCTGGCCAAGCTGATCTCCAAGCGCTGCCCCAGCTGCCAGGCGCAGATCGAGAAGAACGAGGGCTGCCTGCA CATGACCTGTGCCAAATGTAACCACGGCTTCTGCTGGCGCTGCCTGAAACCATGGAAGCCCACACATAAAGATTACTACAACTGCTCCGCCATG GTGAGTAAAGCCGCCAGGCAGGAGAAGAAGTTCCAGGACTACAACGAGAGATGCACCTTCCACCATCAGGCCAAG GACTTCGCCGTCGGCCTGGAGAGCAAGGTGTCGTCCATCAACGAGGCTCTGCAGATGAAGTCGCTGACCTTCGTCATCGACGCCTGTAAAGTCCTGGCTCAGGGCAGAAAG GTGCTGGCCTACTCCTGCGTCTACAGCTACTACAACCAGGAGACGGAGAAGATGGACGTGATGGAGCAGCAGACGGAGGCGCTGGACCTCCACACCAACGCCCTGCAGATCCTGCTGG AGGAGACTCTGCTGCAGTGCACTGACCTGGCCTCCTGCGTCCGGCTGCTCAAACCAGAACATCTGAACACGGGCCTTGAGCTGATCCGCCGCATCCAGGAGCGCCTGCTGGCCATCCTGCAACACTCCACCCAG GACTTCAGGGTCGGCTACCAGACCAAGAGCGGCCAGGAGCCCGAGACCACGCAGGCGTCCAGCCTGTCCAACCACACGGACACCAACAAACG GTCCAAGTCCAACCGCGGGTCGGACTCTGGAGATTCGGACAACAACACGTACAACGCCGAGGAGGGCGGCGAGGAGGCGGAAGACGACGATGACGAGTACGACGAAGAGTACGTTCCCGAGTGGCACGAAGACTACGACGAAGACGACATCGACGAGGACGACTTCTTCTCCGACGACGACGAGTCCGAGAACCTGGAGAGGGACTTCAGCCCCTTTGACTGA